In one Halorubrum sp. CBA1229 genomic region, the following are encoded:
- a CDS encoding PLP-dependent aspartate aminotransferase family protein, with translation MEDRSEPTFDTLTVSEGEEPFGNGSEAGDVVSPIHLASTFALPGLDTEMRLEDVDPAAGEFVYGRLSNPTRHALETRLAALEGGAHGAAFASGTAAIFTTLLAGVTPGDHVVAFEDLYAGTRRMLNDVFQTRLNVDVTYVDATDTENVAAALREETAAVWMESPTNPKLALCDIAGIAELVADRDVMFGVDNTFASPYFQRPLELGADVVAHSTTKYLNGHSDAIAGAVVTDDDALAEEIRFLQQVGVGAVSGPFDSYLVLRGMKTLAARMERHEANAMAVAEFLDERPEVTDVYYPGLPNHPDHELAREQMSGFGGILSFELDGSIDDAKRFVEALTEFTLAVSVGGVESLIELPAAMTHEPLSPAEREALGISDTLLRVSVGIEGIDDLIADLKRGFDATGRRATPPSTDH, from the coding sequence ATGGAAGACCGATCGGAGCCGACGTTTGACACGCTCACCGTTTCCGAAGGCGAGGAGCCGTTCGGCAACGGCAGCGAGGCGGGCGACGTCGTCTCGCCGATTCACCTGGCGTCGACGTTCGCCCTGCCGGGCCTCGATACCGAGATGCGACTGGAGGACGTGGACCCGGCCGCCGGCGAGTTCGTCTACGGCCGGCTGTCGAACCCGACCCGGCACGCGCTGGAGACGCGACTGGCCGCGCTCGAAGGCGGCGCTCACGGCGCCGCCTTCGCCTCGGGCACCGCGGCGATTTTCACCACGCTGCTCGCCGGTGTGACTCCCGGCGATCACGTCGTCGCCTTCGAGGACCTGTACGCCGGTACCCGCCGGATGCTCAACGACGTCTTTCAGACGCGTCTCAACGTCGACGTCACGTACGTCGACGCGACGGACACGGAGAACGTGGCCGCCGCGCTCCGCGAAGAGACCGCCGCCGTCTGGATGGAGTCGCCGACGAACCCCAAACTCGCGCTGTGTGACATCGCCGGCATCGCCGAACTGGTCGCGGACCGAGACGTGATGTTCGGCGTGGACAACACGTTCGCGAGCCCGTACTTTCAGCGGCCGCTCGAACTGGGTGCCGACGTCGTCGCGCACAGCACGACGAAGTACCTCAACGGGCATTCCGACGCCATCGCCGGCGCGGTTGTCACCGACGACGACGCGCTGGCCGAGGAGATTCGGTTCCTACAGCAAGTCGGCGTGGGCGCTGTCAGCGGCCCGTTCGACAGTTACCTCGTGTTACGCGGCATGAAGACGCTCGCCGCTCGCATGGAGAGACACGAGGCGAACGCGATGGCCGTCGCCGAGTTCCTCGACGAACGGCCGGAGGTGACCGACGTGTACTACCCCGGCTTGCCGAACCACCCGGACCACGAGCTCGCCCGTGAACAGATGTCCGGCTTCGGCGGGATCCTCTCGTTCGAACTCGACGGATCCATCGACGACGCGAAGCGGTTCGTCGAGGCGTTGACGGAGTTCACCCTCGCGGTCTCGGTCGGTGGCGTCGAGAGTCTGATCGAGCTCCCGGCGGCGATGACTCACGAACCGCTCTCACCGGCGGAACGAGAAGCGCTCGGGATTTCGGACACGCTCCTCCGCGTTTCGGTCGGTATCGAAGGGATCGACGACCTGATCGCGGACTTAAAACGAGGATTCGACGCGACGGGCCGTCGTGCGACCCCGCCGTCGACTGACCACTGA